In the genome of Acetobacter oryzifermentans, one region contains:
- a CDS encoding pyridoxal phosphate-dependent aminotransferase, producing the protein MSIVADRMNRISPSQTIVISTRARALKAEGRNIISLSAGEPDFRTPENISRAAAKAIENGQTRYTDVAGTPELRKAVAERFKLDSGLDYTPEEIIVSTGGKQVIYNAMMSTLNPGDEAIIPAPCWVSYPDIVTLAEGKPVIVPCKRENGFRITAEQLEAAITPRTKWFFLNSPCNPTGVAYSAEDLRPLCDVLLRHPHVWIFTDDIYAKLAYDGFRPATFVEVEPLLRSRTVTMNGVSKAYAMTGWRIGFSGAPVELTKAMNKLQGQSTSNTCSIAQAAAVEALTGPQEFIQEMVATYQGRRDMVVSMLNEAEGLECDVPQGAFYVFPTVEKCLGKTSPGGKKLETDEDFVTALLEEEGVAAVHGSAFMFPGHIRISYATDTDSLREACARIQRFCKGLL; encoded by the coding sequence ATGAGCATTGTTGCTGACCGCATGAACAGGATCAGCCCGAGCCAGACGATTGTCATTTCGACACGGGCGCGTGCACTTAAAGCTGAAGGCCGGAACATCATCAGCCTTTCTGCTGGTGAGCCAGATTTTCGCACACCCGAAAACATCTCCCGCGCAGCAGCCAAGGCGATTGAAAACGGCCAAACCCGTTATACCGATGTTGCTGGCACGCCAGAGCTGCGTAAGGCTGTGGCAGAGCGTTTTAAGCTGGATAGTGGTCTGGATTACACGCCGGAGGAAATTATTGTTTCCACAGGTGGCAAACAGGTTATCTACAATGCCATGATGTCCACCCTTAATCCGGGTGACGAGGCAATTATTCCGGCTCCATGCTGGGTTTCCTACCCCGATATTGTTACGTTGGCAGAAGGCAAGCCCGTTATTGTACCCTGCAAGCGTGAAAATGGTTTTCGGATTACAGCAGAACAGTTGGAAGCCGCCATTACGCCGCGCACAAAATGGTTTTTTCTGAACTCACCCTGTAACCCTACAGGTGTGGCCTATTCTGCCGAAGACCTGCGCCCGCTGTGTGATGTTCTGCTCCGCCACCCGCATGTGTGGATCTTTACAGACGATATCTATGCCAAGCTGGCTTACGATGGCTTCCGCCCTGCTACATTTGTGGAAGTGGAGCCTCTGCTGCGTAGCCGCACCGTTACCATGAATGGTGTTTCCAAGGCGTATGCCATGACAGGCTGGCGCATTGGTTTTTCTGGTGCTCCGGTAGAGCTAACAAAAGCCATGAACAAACTTCAGGGGCAGTCCACCTCCAACACTTGTTCCATCGCACAGGCTGCGGCTGTGGAAGCACTCACCGGCCCGCAGGAGTTCATTCAGGAAATGGTTGCCACCTATCAGGGGCGGCGTGACATGGTTGTTTCCATGCTGAATGAAGCCGAAGGGCTGGAATGTGATGTACCGCAGGGTGCGTTCTATGTGTTCCCTACAGTTGAAAAATGCTTGGGTAAAACGTCTCCGGGTGGCAAAAAGCTGGAAACGGATGAAGATTTCGTAACAGCTCTGTTGGAAGAAGAAGGCGTTGCCGCTGTGCATGGTTCGGCCTTCATGTTCCCCGGTCATATCCGTATTTCCTATGCTACGGATACAGATAGTCTGCGCGAAGCTTGCGCACGTATTCAGCGCTTTTGCAAAGGGCTGCTGTAA
- the gluQRS gene encoding tRNA glutamyl-Q(34) synthetase GluQRS produces the protein MNNLLHNSQTKYAGWVTRFAPSPTGFLHLGHVASALYGWQKAQPHGEWFVRLEDIDTQRCKPEFIPAILQDLEWLGLRSARPVLRQSANMPAYQATLARLDTMGVLYPCFCTRSDILRESAAIFSAPHTAPDGSLCYPGTCRHLSDQERQERISQGQLHMLRLNMSKALQWINQCTRGAPLTYQDQERGTVLCHPELFGDVVLARKDIPASYHLCVTHDDAAQGVTLVTRGEDLRPATDLHRVLQALMGWNVPDYSFHPLLCNAEGRRLAKRDGALAVRAMRKAGLSAEDVRCKAGFPHTFER, from the coding sequence ATGAACAATTTATTACATAATAGTCAAACAAAGTATGCCGGGTGGGTAACGCGTTTTGCACCTAGCCCCACTGGTTTTCTGCATCTGGGGCATGTGGCCTCGGCTTTGTATGGGTGGCAAAAGGCCCAGCCGCATGGGGAATGGTTTGTACGGCTGGAGGATATTGATACCCAACGCTGCAAGCCGGAATTTATTCCCGCCATTTTGCAAGATCTGGAATGGTTGGGCTTGCGCTCCGCTCGGCCTGTTTTAAGGCAATCGGCCAATATGCCTGCCTATCAGGCAACGTTGGCGAGGTTGGATACAATGGGGGTGCTATACCCCTGTTTTTGCACGCGCTCTGATATCCTGCGTGAAAGTGCCGCCATATTCTCAGCCCCACATACGGCTCCAGATGGCAGTTTGTGCTACCCCGGAACGTGTCGCCATCTTTCAGATCAGGAACGGCAGGAGCGCATCAGCCAAGGGCAACTCCATATGTTACGGCTGAATATGAGCAAAGCCTTGCAATGGATAAACCAATGCACACGTGGCGCACCACTGACGTATCAGGATCAAGAACGTGGAACAGTTTTATGCCACCCTGAATTGTTCGGTGATGTGGTGCTTGCACGCAAAGACATTCCCGCATCTTATCATCTTTGCGTCACGCATGATGATGCCGCCCAAGGCGTTACACTGGTAACACGCGGGGAAGATCTGCGCCCAGCAACAGACCTGCATCGCGTATTGCAAGCCCTTATGGGCTGGAACGTGCCAGACTACAGCTTTCATCCATTATTATGTAATGCAGAAGGCCGCAGGCTGGCCAAGCGGGATGGTGCATTGGCTGTGCGGGCTATGCGCAAGGCAGGCCTTTCAGCGGAAGATGTGCGCTGCAAGGCAGGTTTCCCACACACTTTTGAGAGATAA
- a CDS encoding HNH endonuclease: MPDGSALNFPALVLNADFRPLSYYPLSLWAWQDAIKAVWLDRVSVLSEYETEVHSPHHTIRLPSVIALKDYIPAARKPAFTRFNVFLRDNFSCQYCGERHPTQELTFDHVIPRCKGGKTSWENIVTACGCCNLRKGSHLPHVIGMLPRHRPERPSSWQLQENGRAFPPNYLHESWRDYLYWDTELEN, encoded by the coding sequence TTGCCTGACGGTAGTGCCCTCAACTTTCCTGCATTGGTTCTAAATGCAGATTTCCGGCCACTCTCCTACTATCCCCTTTCCCTATGGGCATGGCAGGATGCCATTAAAGCTGTCTGGCTGGATCGGGTTTCTGTGCTGAGCGAGTACGAAACAGAAGTACATTCTCCGCACCATACCATCCGCCTGCCCAGTGTAATTGCCTTAAAAGACTACATTCCCGCAGCCCGCAAACCTGCTTTTACCCGTTTTAATGTTTTCCTGCGTGACAACTTTTCCTGCCAGTATTGTGGGGAACGCCATCCTACGCAGGAACTAACGTTTGACCATGTTATTCCGCGCTGCAAAGGCGGCAAAACAAGCTGGGAAAATATTGTAACCGCATGCGGGTGCTGCAATCTGCGCAAAGGCTCTCATCTTCCACATGTTATCGGCATGTTGCCACGGCATCGGCCAGAACGTCCATCTTCGTGGCAGCTACAGGAAAATGGGCGCGCCTTTCCCCCCAACTATCTGCACGAAAGCTGGCGCGATTACCTGTATTGGGACACAGAACTAGAAAACTAA
- a CDS encoding heavy-metal-associated domain-containing protein: MTQTTASFMVDGMTCDGCVSAIKRALAAIDGVEATDVNLATREVKVTYDPTRAGVSSLQNAIRGAGYEVS; the protein is encoded by the coding sequence ATGACCCAAACCACAGCAAGCTTTATGGTGGATGGTATGACGTGTGATGGCTGCGTGTCTGCTATTAAGCGCGCCCTTGCTGCTATTGATGGTGTAGAAGCCACAGATGTTAATCTGGCAACGCGCGAAGTGAAAGTAACGTATGATCCAACACGGGCTGGCGTTTCTTCCTTGCAGAATGCAATCCGTGGTGCAGGTTACGAAGTAAGCTAA